The following proteins come from a genomic window of Musa acuminata AAA Group cultivar baxijiao chromosome BXJ1-7, Cavendish_Baxijiao_AAA, whole genome shotgun sequence:
- the LOC135678580 gene encoding aldehyde oxidase GLOX-like, whose amino-acid sequence MTKRIKPTHVSQPWPLPIVVTCSICSPHVDAYGFVSCSHPASTIKGQVTAEVEITGRMLTNLCAESSYKMRSVPRHVPFPSFFFFLILLLVVVSAAAGGGEWKLLQHSIGVSAMHMQLLHNDRVVVFDRTDFGPSNLSLPDGRCRNDPNDKALPVDCTAHSAEYDVVANAFRPLMVLTDTWCSSGSVASDGTLVQTGGFNDGERAARTFRPCDDGSCDWAETAQALAVRRWYATNQVLPDGRAVVVGGRRQFNYEFYPKPDPSDMSTIALRFLQDTRDDVEDNLYPFVHLSIDGNLFIFANNRAILLDYSKNTVVRTYPKMPSGEPRNYPSSGSSVLLPLKPSPTEAEVLICGGAPAGSYSQALQKKRFLRALDSCGRIKITDAAPSWNMEAMPVPRVMGDMVLLPDGDVLLINGAAAGTAGWELGHDPVLTPVVYRPDGAAGTRFDVQSGSTTPRLYHSTAVLLRDGRVLVGGSNPHVKYNFSGVEYPTELSMEAFSPSYLNSENSRLRPQILTPPSPIQLTYGGRFSLQFSVGVVSEGGIRVTMVAPSFATHSFSMNQRLLVLETEGGTSEVVAVAPASAILAPPGYYMVYVVNGGVPSEGIWAHIQ is encoded by the coding sequence GCTTCGTTTCCTGCTCACACCCTGCAAGCACTATAAAAGGACAGGTGACAGCTGAGGTAGAGATCACAGGTCGCATGTTGACAAACCTGTGTGCAGAATCCAGTTATAAGATGAGATCGGTCCCGCGTCACGTTCCTTtcccctccttcttcttcttccttatccTCCTCCTGGTTGTGGTGAGTGCTGCAGCTGGTGGAGGGGAATGGAAGCTCCTGCAACACAGCATCGGGGTGTCTGCGATGCACATGCAGCTCTTGCACAACGACCGTGTTGTCGTCTTCGACCGCACCGACTTCGGCCCCTCCAACCTCTCTCTCCCGGACGGCAGGTGCCGCAACGACCCCAACGACAAGGCTCTCCCCGTCGACTGCACCGCCCACTCCGCCGAGTACGACGTGGTCGCCAACGCCTTCCGACCGCTCATGGTCTTGACCGACACCTGGTGCTCCTCCGGCTCCGTCGCCTCCGACGGCACCCTGGTCCAGACCGGCGGGTTCAACGATGGCGAGCGTGCCGCACGTACCTTCCGCCCTTGCGACGACGGCAGCTGCGACTGGGCCGAGACCGCCCAGGCGCTTGCCGTCCGCCGGTGGTACGCCACCAACCAAGTCCTCCCTGACGGCCGCGCGGTGGTCGTCGGAGGCCGACGCCAGTTCAACTACGAGTTCTACCCCAAACCCGATCCTTCCGACATGAGCACCATCGCATTACGCTTTCTCCAAGACACAAGAGACGACGTGGAGGACAACCTCTACCCTTTCGTCCACCTCAGCATCGACGGCAACCTCTTCATCTTCGCCAACAACCGCGCGATCCTGCTCGACTACTCCAAGAACACGGTGGTGAGGACATACCCAAAAATGCCAAGTGGAGAGCCCAGGAACTACCCGAGCTCCGGCTCGTCGGTGCTGCTGCCGCTGAAGCCGTCGCCGACAGAGGCCGAAGTGCTAATCTGCGGCGGTGCACCGGCGGGGTCGTACTCCCAGGCGTTGCAGAAGAAACGCTTCCTCCGAGCGCTGGACTCATGCGGGAGGATCAAGATCACAGACGCGGCCCCGTCGTGGAACATGGAGGCGATGCCCGTGCCCAGGGTGATGGGCGACATGGTGCTGCTCCCCGACGGCGACGTCCTCCTAATCAACGGCGCGGCCGCCGGGACCGCGGGGTGGGAGCTCGGCCACGATCCGGTCCTGACCCCCGTCGTCTACCGCCCAGATGGCGCAGCTGGCACCCGCTTCGACGTCCAGAGCGGCTCCACGACGCCGCGCCTCTACCACTCGACCGCGGTACTGCTGCGCGACGGCCGGGTGCTTGTCGGCGGCAGCAATCCCCACGTCAAGTACAACTTCTCCGGAGTGGAGTACCCCACGGAGCTCAGCATGGAGGCATTCTCTCCGTCCTACCTGAACTCAGAGAACTCGAGATTACGTCCACAGATCCTCACGCCGCCATCTCCAATCCAGTTGACCTATGGTGGACGATTCAGCTTGCAGTTCTCGGTGGGAGTGGTGAGCGAGGGTGGCATCAGAGTGACGATGGTTGCACCATCCTTCGCGACGCACTCGTTCTCGATGAACCAGAGGCTGCTAGTGCTGGAGACCGAGGGTGGCACGTCTGAGGTGGTGGCGGTGGCGCCGGCGTCGGCCATTCTGGCGCCACCTGGCTACTATATGGTGTACGTCGTGAACGGAGGGGTCCCGAGCGAGGGCATCTGGGCCCATATACAGTAG
- the LOC135678581 gene encoding protein PTST, chloroplastic-like isoform X1, with protein MECLKTNFIRKLELVQNHTVLCNPSDRLWTVPRRLAYSRQRSACYRECHAYFSMIYPAKSCFYGRKSSRAFSISLGEEPSSLSEVENISDIDDTVPTDSSEEVLPQKLKSDELKALLVDTERKKLLKKLSEANQYNRFLKRQLLMEEDAIAKFKNELAVLELELQTLVSLAEEIANSGVQPDSRKINGRYIQSHLLARLEAIHEKVKEQIKDVDTWKFEVSLFWVGMAESVHVMGSFDGWTQGEEMSPEYTGDYARFSATLKLRPGRYEIKFLVDGEWKLSPEFPTIGEGIMQNNLLVVEQNN; from the exons ATGGAGTGCTTAAAGACAAACTTTATAAG AAAGTTGGAGCTGGTGCAAAATCACACAGTTCTATGTAATCCATCAGATAGATTATGGACAGTCCCAAGAAGACTGGCATATTCACGTCAGCGTTCTGCTTGTTATCGAGAATGTCATGCATATTTTAGTATGATATACCCTGCAAAATCATGCTTTTATGGACGTAAATCTTCAAGGGCCTTTTCCATAAGCTTGGGTGAGGAGCCTTCCTCATTATCAGAGGTGGAAAACATAAGTGATATTGATGACACTGTGCCAACTGATTCTTCTGAGGAGGTCTTGCCACAAAAGTTGAAGTCTGATGAG TTGAAGGCACTGCTGGTTGACACTGAAAGAAAAAAGCTTTTGAAGAAACTCAGCGAAGCTAATCAATACAACAGATTTCTCAAAAGACAG TTGCTTATGGAAGAGGATGCAATAGCCAAGTTCAAAAATGAACTTGCTGTCTTGGAGCTTGAACTTCAG ACTTTGGTTAGCTTAGCAGAAGAGATAGCTAATAGTGGGGTTCAGCCTGATTCGAGGAAGATAAATGGGAGATACATTCAATCCCATCTCCTTGCCAGATTAGAAG CGATCCACGAAAAAGTTAAGGAGCAGATAAAGGATGTGGACACTTGGAAGTTTGAGGTTTCTTTATTctgggttgggatggctgag AGTGTCCATGTTATGGGTTCCTTTGATGGTTGGACTCAAGGAGAGGAGATGTCACCAGAGTATACTGGTGACTATGCCAGATTTTCAGCTACCCTCAAACTTAGACCTGGGAG GTATGAGATCAAGTTCTTGGTGGATGGGGAGTGGAAACTATCTCCTGAATTCCCCACCATTGGTGAGGGAATCATGCAAAATAATTTGCTAGTTGTGGAGCAGAATAactga
- the LOC135678581 gene encoding protein PTST, chloroplastic-like isoform X2: MECLKTNFIRKLELVQNHTVLCNPSDRLWTVPRRLAYSRQRSACYRECHAYFSMIYPAKSCFYGRKSSRAFSISLGEEPSSLSEVENISDIDDTVPTDSSEEVLPQKLKSDELKALLVDTERKKLLKKLSEANQYNRFLKRQLLMEEDAIAKFKNELAVLELELQTLVSLAEEIANSGVQPDSRKINGRYIQSHLLARLEAIHEKVKEQIKDVDTWKFEVSLFWVGMAELI, translated from the exons ATGGAGTGCTTAAAGACAAACTTTATAAG AAAGTTGGAGCTGGTGCAAAATCACACAGTTCTATGTAATCCATCAGATAGATTATGGACAGTCCCAAGAAGACTGGCATATTCACGTCAGCGTTCTGCTTGTTATCGAGAATGTCATGCATATTTTAGTATGATATACCCTGCAAAATCATGCTTTTATGGACGTAAATCTTCAAGGGCCTTTTCCATAAGCTTGGGTGAGGAGCCTTCCTCATTATCAGAGGTGGAAAACATAAGTGATATTGATGACACTGTGCCAACTGATTCTTCTGAGGAGGTCTTGCCACAAAAGTTGAAGTCTGATGAG TTGAAGGCACTGCTGGTTGACACTGAAAGAAAAAAGCTTTTGAAGAAACTCAGCGAAGCTAATCAATACAACAGATTTCTCAAAAGACAG TTGCTTATGGAAGAGGATGCAATAGCCAAGTTCAAAAATGAACTTGCTGTCTTGGAGCTTGAACTTCAG ACTTTGGTTAGCTTAGCAGAAGAGATAGCTAATAGTGGGGTTCAGCCTGATTCGAGGAAGATAAATGGGAGATACATTCAATCCCATCTCCTTGCCAGATTAGAAG CGATCCACGAAAAAGTTAAGGAGCAGATAAAGGATGTGGACACTTGGAAGTTTGAGGTTTCTTTATTctgggttgggatggctgag TTAATATAG
- the LOC135678582 gene encoding uncharacterized protein LOC135678582 has protein sequence MPLCCHRLIRATYHRTVRIKLLSFKRPNPKNSAASLCDHPVFLRRLHLLSRTRLRARPPPPASPFLLIAHRSRQPFFSSLYFQGCRRMAGGFRVLHLVRPFLAFLPEVQSADRKIPFREKVIYTVISLFIFLVCSQLPLYGIHSTTGADPFYWMRVILASNRGTVMELGITPIVTSGLVMQLLVGSKIIEVDNSVREDRALLNGAQKLLGILIAIGEAVAYVLSGMYGSVSQLGTGNAILIILQLFFAGIIVICLDELLQKGYGLGSGISLFIATNICENIIWKAFSPTTINSGRGAEFEGAVIALFHLLITRTDKVRALREAFYRQNLPNVTNLLATVLVFLIVIYFQGFRVVLPVRSKNARGQQGSYPIKLFYTSNMPIILQSALVSNLYFISQLLYRRYSGNFLVNLLGKWKESEYSGQSIPVGGIAYYITAPSSLADMAANPFHALFYIVFMLSACALFSKTWIEVSGSSARDVAKQLKEQQMVMPGHRESNLQKELNRYIPTAAAFGGMCIGALTVLADFMGAIGSGTGILLAVTIIYQYFETFEKERASELGFFGL, from the exons ATGCCGCTATGTTGTCACCGTTTGATTAGAGCAACATATCATCGGACGGTCCGTATTAAACTGCTCTCTTTTAAACGCCCAAACCCTAAAAATTCTGCAGCTTCCCTCTGCGACCATCCAGTCTTCCTCCGGCGCCTCCATCTCCTCTCCCGAACGCGGCTACGAGCCCGCCCCCCGCCCCCCGCCTCTCCCTTTCTCCTGATCGCGCATCGCAGCCGGCAgccttttttttcctctctttatTTTCAAG GCTGCAGGAGAATGGCAGGAGGATTCAGAGTGCTTCATCTAGTTAGACCATTTTTGGCTTTCTTGCCTGAAGTTCAGAGTGCTGATCGTAAGATTCCATTCAGGGAAAAGGTTATCTACACTGTTATCTCGCTCTTTATATTTCTGGTCTGCAGCCAACTTCCACTTTATGGCATACACTCAACCACGGGAGCGGATCCCTTTTACTGGATGCGTGTTATTCTCGCATCAAATCGTGGAACTGTTATGGAGCTTGGAATTACTCCAATTGTGACTTCAGGATTGGTGATGCAGCTTCTGGTTGGTTCCAAGATCATTGAAGTCGACAACAGTGTACGAGAGGATCGTGCTCTTTT AAATGGTGCACAAAAATTACTCGGCATTCTAATTGCTATTGGAGAGGCAGTTGCATATGTTCTATCTGGGATGTATGGCAGTGTCAGTCAACTAGGAACTGGGAATGCTATTCTTATTATACTTCAGCTTTTCTTCGCAGGCATCATTGTCATCTGTTTGGATGAACTTCTCCAGAAAGGATATGGTCTAGGATCTGGTATTTCTTTGTTCATTGCTACCAATATCTG TGAAAATATCATTTGGAAGGCATTTAGCCCAACAACCATCAACAGTGGGCGTGGTGCCGAATTTGAAGGTGCTGTGATCGCCTTATTCCACCTACTGATAACTCGTACAGATAAAGTTCGTGCTCTTCGTGAGGCTTTCTACCGACAAAATCTTCCAAATGTGACCAACTTGCTTGCTACAGTTCTGGTCTTTCTCATAGTTATATATTTCCAAGGGTTTCGTGTTGTGTTGCCTGTGAGGTCAAAGAATGCCCGTGGACAGCAAGGCTCTTACCCTATCAAGTTGTTTTACACCTCTAATATGCCCATAATTTTGCAGTCAGCTCTTGTCTCCAACCTGTACTTCATCTCCCAG TTGTTGTACAGGAGGTACAGTGGAAATTTCCTTGTAAATCTTCTGGGTAAATGGAAGGAATCCGAGTATTCTGGTCAATCCATCCCTGTAGGGGGTATAGCTTACTATATTACAGCACCATCAAG CTTGGCGGATATGGCAGCAAATCCATTCCATGCACTTTTCTATATAGTTTTCATGCTCTCAGCTTGTGCACTTTTCTCCAAAACTTGGATAGAAGTCTCTGGATCATCTGCAAGGGATGTGGCCAAACAGCTTAAG GAACAACAAATGGTAATGCCCGGCCATCGAGAATCAAATTTGCAGAAGGAACTGAACAGGTACATCCCAACTGCAGCAGCTTTTGGTGGCATGTGCATTGGTGCATTGACTGTTCTAGCAGATTTTATGGGCGCAATTGGTTCTGGAACCGGAATCCTGCTTGCTGTTACGATCATATATCAATACTTTGAGACCTTTGAGAAGGAGAGAGCCAGCGAGCTCGGGTTCTTTGGCCTCTGA
- the LOC135678583 gene encoding uncharacterized protein LOC135678583 isoform X1 codes for MGGGSRPSDHLPPELADEGETSSTSSSISDYHPDDSPLSVSSGITESITDTSEEESAAGDNRRWCKAYFDVLRSYRNSDERAGVLRDAKDLILRHKPGDWIEEVGGTTAGDYEVPDAITLLLVGPRGSGKSTLVNRITRVFDDDFSAPDRAQVSHNLSATGGTCFLQEYMIPRKSKSLCVYDTRSLSTNLPHNFRLLQRWMTRGVSHGEMVIRDSDDFVTRKNIKSMRRQGLLSPCKRRIVNFVIFVVDGLSVLKSMDAKDDQYNEILFETFNYPFLSFKDNKPAVVVTHGDELSLSERAIIRTRLGELLGIPTIKQIFDIPGTSEVDTELAIVDMLRYSIEHADRNLAFNQSYLFEGQRIFHWIMERLQDYDVILEVVIISLCIIILCLRGIENLI; via the exons ATGGGCGGCGGAAGTCGTCCCTCCGATCATCTTCCTCCTG AACTGGCAGACGAGGGCGAGACTTCCTCCACCTCGTCCTCGATCTCTGACTACCATCCGGACGATTCACCACTCTCCGTCTCCTCCGGGATCACGGAATCCATCACCGACACCTCGGAAGAGGAATCCGCCGCCGGGGACAATCGGCGATGGTGCAAGGCTTACTTCGACGTCCTGCGGTCTTATCGCAACTCCGACGAGCGCGCCGGTGTCCTCCGAGACGCCAAAGATCTTATCTTGAG GCATAAGCCCGGAGACTGGATCGAAGAGGTCGGCGGCACGACGGCCGGCGACTACGAAGTCCCCGACGCCATAACCCTTCTCCTGGTTGGGCCGAGGGGCTCCGGAAAGAGTACCCTCGTCAATAGGATTACAAGGGTCTTTGACGATGATTTTTCGGCGCCCGACAGGGCACAGGTGTCCC ATAATTTGTCAGCGACTGGAGGGACCTGCTTCCTGCAGGAATACATGATTCCGAGGAAATCAAAGTCGCTTTGCGTTTATGATACTCGTAGTTTATCCACAAACCTACCGCACAACTTTCGATTGCTCCAACGTTGGATGACCCGTGGTGTCAGCCATGGAGAGATGGTGATCAG GGATTCAGATGATTTTGTAACGAGGAAGAACATAAAGTCTATGAGACGACAAGGCCTATTGAGCCCGTGCAAGAGGAGGATAGTGAACTTTGTCATATTTGTTGTTGATGGATTGTCTGTTTTGAAATCGATGGATGCGAAGGATGACCAGTACAATGAAATTCTTTTTGAAACATTCAATTATCCATTCTTGTCATTTAAAG ATAACAAGCCAGCTGTTGTGGTCACCCATGGAGATGAATTGTCACTTAGTGAGCGTGCTATTATCCGTACTCGTTTGGGCGAGCTGTTGGGAATTCCTACGATTAAACAAATCTTTGACATCCCAG GCACAAGTGAGGTTGACACTGAGTTGGCCATAGTGGACATGTTGCGTTATTCCATTGAACATGCTGACAGGAACCTTGCTTTTAATCAGAGTTACTTATTTGAG GGCCAGAGGATCTTTCACTGGATAATGGAGAGGCTACAGGATTATGATGTGATATTAGAAGTTGTCATCATCTCCTTGTGCATCATCATACTTTGTTTGCGTGGAATTGAAAATCTCATATGA
- the LOC135678583 gene encoding uncharacterized protein LOC135678583 isoform X2, which translates to MGGGSRPSDHLPPDEGETSSTSSSISDYHPDDSPLSVSSGITESITDTSEEESAAGDNRRWCKAYFDVLRSYRNSDERAGVLRDAKDLILRHKPGDWIEEVGGTTAGDYEVPDAITLLLVGPRGSGKSTLVNRITRVFDDDFSAPDRAQVSHNLSATGGTCFLQEYMIPRKSKSLCVYDTRSLSTNLPHNFRLLQRWMTRGVSHGEMVIRDSDDFVTRKNIKSMRRQGLLSPCKRRIVNFVIFVVDGLSVLKSMDAKDDQYNEILFETFNYPFLSFKDNKPAVVVTHGDELSLSERAIIRTRLGELLGIPTIKQIFDIPGTSEVDTELAIVDMLRYSIEHADRNLAFNQSYLFEGQRIFHWIMERLQDYDVILEVVIISLCIIILCLRGIENLI; encoded by the exons ATGGGCGGCGGAAGTCGTCCCTCCGATCATCTTCCTCCTG ACGAGGGCGAGACTTCCTCCACCTCGTCCTCGATCTCTGACTACCATCCGGACGATTCACCACTCTCCGTCTCCTCCGGGATCACGGAATCCATCACCGACACCTCGGAAGAGGAATCCGCCGCCGGGGACAATCGGCGATGGTGCAAGGCTTACTTCGACGTCCTGCGGTCTTATCGCAACTCCGACGAGCGCGCCGGTGTCCTCCGAGACGCCAAAGATCTTATCTTGAG GCATAAGCCCGGAGACTGGATCGAAGAGGTCGGCGGCACGACGGCCGGCGACTACGAAGTCCCCGACGCCATAACCCTTCTCCTGGTTGGGCCGAGGGGCTCCGGAAAGAGTACCCTCGTCAATAGGATTACAAGGGTCTTTGACGATGATTTTTCGGCGCCCGACAGGGCACAGGTGTCCC ATAATTTGTCAGCGACTGGAGGGACCTGCTTCCTGCAGGAATACATGATTCCGAGGAAATCAAAGTCGCTTTGCGTTTATGATACTCGTAGTTTATCCACAAACCTACCGCACAACTTTCGATTGCTCCAACGTTGGATGACCCGTGGTGTCAGCCATGGAGAGATGGTGATCAG GGATTCAGATGATTTTGTAACGAGGAAGAACATAAAGTCTATGAGACGACAAGGCCTATTGAGCCCGTGCAAGAGGAGGATAGTGAACTTTGTCATATTTGTTGTTGATGGATTGTCTGTTTTGAAATCGATGGATGCGAAGGATGACCAGTACAATGAAATTCTTTTTGAAACATTCAATTATCCATTCTTGTCATTTAAAG ATAACAAGCCAGCTGTTGTGGTCACCCATGGAGATGAATTGTCACTTAGTGAGCGTGCTATTATCCGTACTCGTTTGGGCGAGCTGTTGGGAATTCCTACGATTAAACAAATCTTTGACATCCCAG GCACAAGTGAGGTTGACACTGAGTTGGCCATAGTGGACATGTTGCGTTATTCCATTGAACATGCTGACAGGAACCTTGCTTTTAATCAGAGTTACTTATTTGAG GGCCAGAGGATCTTTCACTGGATAATGGAGAGGCTACAGGATTATGATGTGATATTAGAAGTTGTCATCATCTCCTTGTGCATCATCATACTTTGTTTGCGTGGAATTGAAAATCTCATATGA
- the LOC103991801 gene encoding non-specific lipid transfer protein GPI-anchored 9, translating into MAARNLIALGAIILWWCAPAAVCGEDGIVDGDVTIILPCLENLIACQENLQQPVASSACCSPMAYLFEHNSICMCSLFFNEELLHSFNVTQEQIFDLTIRCGISVAANYCSKYIDDDDVKTALSPQALATLAAPSPTNELSKAAPRKGLESVMAMILMSKMILFTFEFKI; encoded by the exons ATGGCCGCCCGAAATCTCATCGCCTTGGGTGCTATCATCCTCTGGTGGTGCGCCCCTGCCGCGGTCTGCGGTGAGGATGGGATCGTCGATGGGGACGTGACCATCATCCTCCCCTGCCTGGAGAACCTGATAGCATGCCAGGAGAATTTACAACAACCGGTCGCCTCCTCTGCGTGCTGTTCGCCCATGGCGTACTTGTTCGAGCACAACTCCATCTGTATGTGTTCCCTCTTCTTCAACGAGGAACTCCTGCACAGCTTCAACGTCACGCAAGAGCAGATATTCGACCTCACCATCAGATGCGGCATCAGCGTTGCCGCGAACTACTGCAGCAAGTACATTGACG ATGATGATGTTAAAACCGCATTGTCGCCTCAAGCTCTAGCAACATTAGCGGCTCCATCCCCTACGAATG AGTTAAGCAAAGCAGCTCCTCGAAAAGGACTGGAGAGTGTGATGGCCATGATTCTGATGAGCAAGATGATATTATTTACATTTGAGTTCAAGATTTGA